One window of the Babesia bovis T2Bo chromosome 2, whole genome shotgun sequence genome contains the following:
- a CDS encoding Peptidase M16C associated family protein yields MFIQRSISLQKQVAASLAGAGLIGCFCSQILKLPLGIEAVSVTSRYLVTQSDKHKIASILFNHAEAQVSRPISEAFLFSSNTDKRRFSTTVTTAKAYNSEMADSNNIPVWASDAFKTTHDAFEKVRHAYIPELGMAAVIYNHKPTGLNVVSLVTDISSGREMCFDIVIPTPPFNDCGCPHILEHAVLEGSKKYPSKGGFSLLLQGGFQSFVNAFTYKDRTSYLFASTNEKDFYITADFYMNAVFQPNIRHEERIFRQEAWHYKVKKYDANTKTEEDDGIVVHDRHISYGGIVYSEMQKAYSDPISRGQDYIYQTLFSNCYKYDSGGDPKHIVKLQYPELVKFYETYYGPKTATVYFYGPDDVSKRLEFIDNYMTENGITQDNSYTAIPETAKQELQLEHYKDLGAVVHGSFGASGSEEEDIILTGWLLDPQTASSGETDRVTGKYRIDLVDALGMEVLEHLLMGTSESYLYKALIKSGLGKKVVGSGLTNYFKQSNFIIGIAGIDPKQYDKANALATFDSIMNSTLLDMMNNGIKKEAIEASMNYIEFQIRELNTGTFPKGLMLVNLMQSQSQYQKDPIECLYFDRFIAELKQRVANDSKYFQKLIDTHLVNNRHKVTVHMQAMDPKEFEKVTNERVRHELVASLSHLTKAQVDNMEQEYERFKAVCDNTDDRKTLDELPSLTLKDINEKNELIPTVYYELGKAEAHEGVPMDTLGGKILCHPIESQGIIYLDMAISLENLTLDEIKYLDIFCAMLKEAGTYDKSSEDMTYHIASNLGGLTTSFSFMSHANGRRHANRDSGMGYLYIRSKSLKGKQNVMVDIIMDILKSANFDNAEKGVEIINRKINQLEAALISDGHKYAAKRLMKGLSVADYATEMASGYSFLASLKEEIQREAEKDWSTLGSKLDKIRFKLLDINNLVVNVTASPDIIKEWVESDSATLSKKIKHVFTHGDERRADINWVSEVIRGGYRQSVDEVIVAPTNVNFVGMGGPVYNEEDVNGADELLLHYLGTAYLWKHVRMSLGAYGVFCNLSACGDVIFMSYADPNYNQTLDIYKSVPKAILEAINSLSDKDLLRQKIGKISGIDKPLPVDARGFLALNRIIRGESDADRQLFREDILNATVQNFDRLRDRMERSNQWHKVCAVVNQTTANTLPDNVVQLNLNK; encoded by the coding sequence ATGTTTATTCAACGCAGCATATCACTCCAAAAACAAGTAGCGGCATCCCTCGCAGGTGCTGGTTTAATCGGTTGCTTTTGCAGTcaaattttaaaattacCACTTGGAATTGAAGCCGTATCTGTAACGAGTAGGTATCTGGTAACGCAAAGTGATAAACACAAGATTGCGTCCATCCTGTTCAATCACGCCGAAGCGCAGGTGTCTAGGCCTATATCAGAAGCTTTTTTATTTTCCTCTAATACTGATAAAAGGCGATTTTCAACTACTGTGACAACAGCAAAGGCTTACAATAGTGAAATGGCGGATTCCAACAACATTCCTGTATGGGCATCGGATGCCTTCAAGACAACACACGATGCTTTCGAGAAGGTTAGGCATGCCTACATCCCAGAGCTGGGAATGGCGGCAGTAATATACAACCATAAACCAACAGGTCTCAATGTAGTGTCCCTTGTTACCGATATCAGCAGCGGCAGGGAGATGTGCTTCGATATCGTGATTCCAACTCCACCATTCAATGACTGTGGATGTCCTCATATACTAGAACACGCAGTGCTAGAGGGTTCTAAAAAGTACCCAAGCAAGGGTGGATTTTCACTCTTATTACAAGGAGGCTTCCAGAGCTTTGTAAATGCTTTCACATACAAGGACAGGACATCGTATCTATTCGCCTCAACCAACGAAAAGGATTTTTACATCACAGCTGATTTCTACATGAATGCAGTATTTCAACCAAATATACGCCATGAAGAAAGGATATTTAGACAAGAAGCGTGGCATTACAAGGTGAAGAAGTATGACGCAAATACTAAAACGGAAGAAGATGACGGTATAGTGGTTCATGATCGTCATATAAGTTACGGGGGCATTGTGTACAGTGAAATGCAAAAAGCATACTCCGACCCGATTTCCAGAGGCCAAGactatatataccaaaccCTCTTTTCCAATTGTTACAAGTACGACTCAGGTGGTGACCCCAAGCACATTGTAAAGCTGCAGTACCCAGAACTGGTCAAGTTTTATGAGACTTACTACGGTCCCAAAACAGCGACAGTCTACTTCTATGGACCAGATGATGTCAGCAAACGTTTAGAATTCATTGATAATTACATGACAGAAAATGGTATAACCCAGGATAACTCGTACACTGCCATACCTGAAACAGCGAAGCAAGAATTGCAACTTGAACATTACAAGGATTTAGGAGCTGTTGTCCATGGTTCATTTGGTGCCAGTGGGTCAGAGGAAGAGGACATTATACTCACTGGGTGGCTACTGGATCCACAAACTGCCTCATCTGGTGAAACTGATCGGGTTACTGGTAAATATAGGATTGATTTGGTAGATGCACTGGGAATGGAAGTTCTTGAGCATCTGCTTATGGGTACTTCTGAGAGTTACTTATACAAAGCCTTGATTAAATCCGGTTTAGGAAAGAAAGTTGTTGGCTCAGGTTTAACCAACTACTTTAAGCAGTCTAACTTCATTATTGGGATAGCCGGGATAGACCCCAAACAATATGATAAAGCGAATGCCTTAGCAACGTTCGACAGTATCATGAACTCTACCTTATTGGATATGATGAATAATGGCATTAAAAAGGAGGCTATAGAAGCTTCTATGAACTATATTGAATTCCAAATCAGGGAGTTAAACACTGGCACCTTCCCAAAAGGGCTAATGTTAGTCAACCTGATGCAATCACAATCACAGTACCAAAAAGATCCCATAGAGTGTCTCTATTTCGACCGTTTCATTGCTGAATTAAAGCAACGTGTGGCTAATGACTCCAAATATTTCCAGAAGTTGATTGATACTCACTTGGTCAACAATAGGCACAAGGTTACTGTCCATATGCAGGCTATGGATCCGAAAGAGTTTGAAAAGGTCACCAATGAAAGGGTTAGACACGAGTTAGTAGCTAGTTTATCCCATTTGACTAAGGCACAAGTTGATAATATGGAACAAGAATATGAAAGATTTAAGGCTGTTTGTGACAACACCGATGACAGAAAAACTTTGGATGAACTGCCTAGTCTTACCTTAAAGGATATTAACGAGAAAAATGAACTCATTCCGACTGTATACTATGAGCTTGGGAAAGCTGAGGCACACGAAGGTGTACCAATGGATACCCTGGGTGGTAAGATATTGTGTCATCCCATAGAGTCACAGGGGATCATTTATCTAGATATGGCAATTTCGTTGGAAAATCTGACGCTCGACGAAATTAAATACCTTGATATATTCTGCGCAATGCTGAAAGAAGCAGGAACTTATGACAAGTCGTCGGAGGATATGACGTACCATATCGCCTCCAACCTTGGAGGGCTAACCACATCATTCTCTTTCATGTCGCACGCCAACGGGCGTAGACATGCTAATAGAGACAGCGGTATGGGTTATCTTTATATAAGGTCTAAATCCCTTAAGGGTAAGCAAAATGTAATGGTCGATATCATCATGGATATACTGAAGTCGGCAAACTTTGATAATGCTGAAAAGGGTGTGGAAATAATCAACCGTAAGATTAATCAATTAGAAGCCGCGTTGATATCGGATGGACACAAATACGCTGCTAAAAGGCTCATGAAAGGCTTGTCGGTTGCTGACTACGCCACTGAAATGGCTAGTGGTTACTCATTCCTCGCATCGCTGAAGGAAGAAATACAGCGTGAAGCAGAAAAGGACTGGAGCACACTCGGCTCGAAACTTGATAAGATAAGATTCAAGCTCCTTGACATCAATAACCTAGTTGTAAATGTAACTGCAAGCCCCGATATCATCAAAGAATGGGTGGAATCTGACAGTGCCACCTTGTCGaagaaaataaaacatgtaTTTACCCATGGCGATGAAAGGCGCGCTGATATTAACTGGGTATCGGAAGTCATTCGAGGAGGATACAGACAGAGCGTTGACGAAGTCATTGTAGCACCAACTAATGTCAATTTTGTCGGTATGGGAGGTCCAGTGTACAACGAAGAGGACGTAAATGGTGCGGACGAGCTACTTCTACATTACCTTGGCACTGCCTACTTGTGGAAACATGTACGTATGTCTTTAGGTGCATATGGTGTCTTTTGTAACCTGTCTGCTTGCGGCGATGTGATATTCATGTCATACGCTGATCCCAATTATAACCAGACTCTGGATATCTACAAGAGTGTACCTAAGGCTATCTTAGAGGCAATAAATTCGCTTAGTGACAAAGACCTGTTACGACAGAAAATCGGCAAGATTAGTGGAATAGACAAGCCTTTACCTGTGGATGCCAGGGGATTCCTTGCACTGAATCGTATAATCAGGGGAGAATCTGACGCCGATAGGCAACTATTTCGGGAAGATATTTTAAATGCAACAGTACAAAACTTTGACCGCCTGCGGGACCGTATGGAACGTTCCAATCAGTGGCACAAGGTGTGCGCGGTAGTTAATCAAACGACTGCTAACACATTACCCGATAACGTCGTACAGTTGAATTTAAACAAATAA
- a CDS encoding Calcium-activated BK potassium channel alpha subunit family protein, with protein sequence MAKLHLHDVLRVADGTLSLAVVAYLFHSSTNVCIKVPFAILVAIAILVAASLIAFSLTNVERWIKLVNLGFSRSYVTYNSAANAKMGEEIDIATSQYTNFSSSLNRSVDGSQGMLSRGGSFDSPLRRSGLSMDHMSNISHHMLPMLPDGDPRYASFYKDYNRAPNYARASDELTVLKRVGERLAFYTYLDLEVQKKCKSKLLRLLYGFNFWFKHMWIKPLLHNSVWVISNIIVTVSWCIVWEWAANYMTREEGNYNLLKWSVEKVPEVYWILEGAFQLVFCLNYLINLYEPDLRLKYIFSLRGFIDLSMTPALTQTIVYISSYTNLDAGEYGSISQFGLLFFGPLRFLKLTQAEDLLNKSFDNLSDVHMIIIGIATAAMSLLFSFSGMMYLLESPRSDADFHTPFDFIYFGVATMGTVGYGDFTPRTFMGRLMSILLICTCISLGAVRFKRLKEAITLSDVDMGNRLDVGGYKYVLFWGPMSPYQLLTFCRSIVNSFEGILDAVVVATPLPLETYRVVYSTVKRNTRLNICILGGSEKICAPSSIYKLIGLSTLTVVVNDMETDTHTDNIADDRMTILRTVACLNITKRLGASIDIQLHGVEYAPLVESSALLRTCYLRELKYKLISRSITCRGFFYLILALFHTPSNIRRTRAYVEDLYNLFAYSNTNNSEDGQCITEYSLSEVTEQLFEIATGMQFQIYRLVLPTCFNGMTFVEISQYLYKAKNMFLIGLISKDHCILNPLDYTVGKEGSETYEALVLAKSLRDVLHVSLLQSPNLDILKSSMSGFDSSIPLEITHAIQEHTEVNGSTQMQSRATDFHGIYKVDGYADATTVFAESRSQLILVCGWVVDMDRFLKCLLVDNNANVICLSPSDVVESTCSVSLSSFKHDVVYIDGSGLDADTLLYSGVLEATCVVILNSEQSYGKYNKIELPKDSQVLLVRHLVNHLYSMYKKHPRPVHIIMDIQHSSCLEYLDPSLVSSMDATCKRYAMNRLWQNFGEFMTSYEMASGSIFVQDMLYGLLAHSYVPSPNSVGYEIIQKLLDGNRQLNVYNRVCLVDIPHKFCGATFRSLYMHYLLMEHKISIGILRAYQDPLNKECKLLILVAPQPSFVLHQDDQVYLVEPNKVQQREGVVR encoded by the exons ATGGCAAAGTTACACCTACACGATGTTCTCAGGGTGGCCGACGGGACGTTATCTTTGGCCGTAGTCGCTTATTTGTTTCACTCTTCCACCAATGTGTGTATTAAGGTGCCTTTTGCCATCTTGGTGGCCATTGCGATACTGGTCGCAGCATCGCTTATCGCATTCTCTCTAACTAATGTCGAAAGATGGATAAAACTTGTCAACCTAGGGTTCTCTAGGTCATATGTCACCTACAACAGTGCAGCAAATGCTAAGATGGGTGAAGAAATAGATATTGCCACATCTCAATATA CTAACTTCTCTTCTTCCCTAAATCGGAGCGTTGATG GCTCACAGGGGATGCTTTCGAGAGGTGGATCTTTCGACTCTCCGCTCAGACGCTCAGGGCTGAGTATGGATCATATGAGCAACATTTCCCACCATATGTTACCCATGCTACCAGATGGCGACCCTAGATATGCTAGTTTCTATAAGGATTATAACAGAGCGCCAAATTATGCGCGTGCATCTGATGAGCTCACCGTACTAAAACGTGTAGGTGAACGATTAGCATTTTACACATACCTCGACCTGGAAGTGCAGAAAAAATGCA AATCTAAGTTATTGCGATTATTGTACGGGTTCAATTTCTGGTTCAAGCACATGTGGATCAAACCATTGCTACACAATTCCGTATGGGTGATCTCTAATATCATCGTCACTGTATCGTGGTGTATAGTCTGGGAATGGGCAGCTAATTACATGACGCG AGAGGAAGGTAATTATAACCTTTTAAAATGGTCTGTTGAAAAGGTTCCTGAGGTCTATTGGATACTGGAGGGTGCCTTCCAACTAGTATTTTGCTTGAACTACTTAATTAATCTTTATGAACCGGATCTGCGTTTGAA GTATATATTTTCTTTGAGAGGATTCATTGATCTGTCCATGACCCCGGCACTAACGCAAACTATAGTATACATATCATCCTATACGAACCTAGATGCTGGTGAATATGGATCCATCAGTCAATTTGGTCTTTTATTT TTTGGACCGTTACGTTTTCTCAAGTTGACCCAAGCAGAGGACTTGCTGAACAAGAGCTTTGACAATCTTTCTGATGTTCACATGATAATTATAGGTATTGCCACTGCTGCAATGTCACTTCTGTTCTC GTTCTCGGGAATGATGTATCTACTAGAATCACCGCGTTCTGATGCTGACTTCCATACACCATTCGACTTTATATACTTTGGTGTTGCAACCATGGGAACTG TTGGTTATGGTGACTTCACGCCAAGGACATTCATGGGAAGGCTCATGTCGATATTGCTTATTTGTACGTGTATTTCACTGGGAGCAGTACGCTTCAAAAGGCTCAAAGAAGCTATTACATTAAGCGATGTTGATATGG GTAATCGATTGGATGTGGGCGGATACAAGTATGTACTATTTTGGGGACCCATGTCGCCCTACCAGCTCCTTACTTTTTGCCG TTCGATTGTCAACTCATTTGAAGGCATTTTAGATGCTGTAGTGGTTGCCACACCACTGCCTCTTGAAACATACCGCGTAGTATACAGCACAGTCAAGAGAAATACAAGGCTTAACATTTGTATCCTAGGTGGTAGCGAGAAGATATGTGCTCCATCGTCTATTTACAAGCTCATAGGTCTATCCACGCTTACAGTAGTTGTAAACGATATGGAAACTGATACTCACACCGATAATATAGCAGATGACCGGATGACAATTTTGAGAACTGTAGCTTGCCTTAACATAACCAAACGTCTAGGAGCGTCAATTGACATACAACTACACGGAGTTGAGTACGCACCCCTAGTGGAATCTTCTGCCCTGTTACGT ACATGCTACTTACGGGAGTTGAAATATAAGCTAATATCAAGATCTATAACGTGCAGAGGCTTCTTTTATCTCATATTAGCACTGTTCCATACCCCTTCAAACATCAGACGAACACGAGCTTATGTGGAAGATTTGTACAATCTGTTTGCGTATTCAA ACACAAACAACTCGGAAGACGGTCAATGTATCACTGAATACTCACTCAGTGAAGTTACGGAACAGTTGTTCGAAATTGCCACTGGTATGCAGTTCCAAATATACAGGCTTGTTCTGCCAACATGCTTCAACG GAATGACATTCGTCgaaatatcgcaatatctatataaagCAAAAAATATGTTCCTTATCGGGCTTATCTCGAAGGACCATTGTATCTTGAATCCACTAGACTATACCGTTGGAAAAGAGGGTTCCGAGACTTACGAAGCCCTAGTGTTGGCAAAATCGCTCAGAGATGTCCTCCATGTATCACTACTACAATCGCCCAACCTTGATATATTGAAAAGCAGTATGTCGGGCTTTGATTCCAGCATCCCATTAGAAATAACACATGCCATCCAGGAGCACACAGAAGTCAATGGATCTACACAAATGCAATCACGGGCCACAGATTTCCACGGCATTTATAAAGTTGATGGATACGCAGATGCCACCACTGTTTTTGCGGAATCACGTTCACAGCTAATATTAGTTTGCGGATGGGTGGTTGACATGGATCGTTTCCTAAAATGCCTATTGGTAGATAACAATGCAAACGTTATATGTCTCTCCCCATCAGATGTTGTGGAATCTACGTGTTCCGTTAGTCTTTCAAGCTTTAAACATGACGTCGTCTATATAGACGGCTCTGGATTGGATGCAGACACTTTGTTGTACTCTGGTGTCTTGGAAGCCACGTGCGTAGTGATCCTAAACAGTGAACAGTCTTACGggaaatataacaaaatagAACTGCCGAAAGATTCGCAAGTTCTACTTGTTAGGCACTTGGTTAACCATCTCTACTCTATGTATAAGAAGCACCCTAGGCCTGTTCACATCATAATGGACATACAGCACTCATCGTGCTTAGAATACCTTGATCCTTCACTGGTTTCTTCCATGGATGCAACATGTAAAAGGTATGCTATGAATCGTTTATGGCAGAATTTCGGGGAGTTTATGACAAGTTATGAAATGGCCTCAGGAAGTATCTTTGTTCAGGATATGTTATACGGCCTTCTAGCACATTCATACGTACCATCACCTAATTCAGTTGGGTACGAAATCATCCAGAAATTACTGGATGGTAATCGACAATTAAACGTCTATAATCGCGTGTGCCTAGTGGATATACCACATAAATTTTGCGGCGCAACGTTCCGGAGCCTATATATGCACTATTTGTTAATGGAGCATAAAATATCAATCGGCATACTACGTGCATATCAAGATCCACTTAACAAGGAGTGTAAACTGTTGATACTCGTCGCTCCGCAGCCTTCATTTGTCTTGCACCAAGATGATCAAGTTTACTTGGTTGAGCCAAATAAGGTACAGCAACGTGAAGGTGTTGTGAGGTAA